The genomic window GCAGCGAGCAGAACAGCGGTAAAACTGAAGTTCAGGTTGCAATTCTAACGGATCGTATCCGTAACCTCACAGAGCACTTCAAAACAAACAAGCAAGATAACCACTCACGTCGTGGTCTTATCCGCCTTGTTAACCAGCGTCGTTCTCTTCTTGCGTACCTACGTAAGAAAGACGAAACGCGCTACGTTGAAGTAATTAAAGCTCTTGGTCTACGTAAGTAATCCAAGCTTATTAAAAAAGCCCCCGCACTGCGGGGGCTTTTTATATGCTATAGTAAGTGCACAAAGAGGCGTTATTGTAGCTCTC from Pseudomonadota bacterium includes these protein-coding regions:
- the rpsO gene encoding 30S ribosomal protein S15, with protein sequence MSITTERTAELVKQFGGSEQNSGKTEVQVAILTDRIRNLTEHFKTNKQDNHSRRGLIRLVNQRRSLLAYLRKKDETRYVEVIKALGLRK